In Bacillus sp. DX3.1, the following proteins share a genomic window:
- a CDS encoding SseB family protein produces MSLLEICPLDEALVEALQNEEKRGRFYDILQKSDLYVVASVEGDTKMDEEGNFISTENTQLQIHYFEMEDGLMLPLYSDLKHLETVIPEECPYVCMNAIELLQTIDLEANVILNLGTPFQKLFVKEEIEAICDGSIFDIFSKEV; encoded by the coding sequence ATGAGTTTACTAGAAATTTGTCCATTAGATGAGGCGCTAGTAGAAGCACTGCAGAATGAAGAAAAAAGGGGTCGCTTTTACGATATTTTACAAAAATCAGATTTATATGTTGTCGCTTCTGTAGAAGGGGACACAAAAATGGATGAGGAGGGAAACTTCATTTCTACAGAAAATACCCAATTGCAAATTCATTATTTTGAAATGGAAGACGGGTTAATGTTACCGCTTTATTCTGATTTAAAGCATTTAGAGACAGTAATTCCAGAAGAATGTCCATATGTTTGTATGAATGCTATTGAATTATTGCAGACGATAGATTTAGAGGCAAATGTGATTTTAAATCTAGGGACACCTTTTCAAAAATTGTTTGTAAAAGAAGAAATCGAAGCCATTTGTGATGGGAGTATCTTTGATATTTTTTCTAAAGAAGTATAA
- a CDS encoding helix-turn-helix transcriptional regulator, whose amino-acid sequence MNIQSISQMERRVYKPSIEKLVELSDILNVTPNDILMKDYEYYQWKEERFSALNNSVTDIVDIMNTVEDLRAKAKLARERKDGNAERGYLDQIIGIFAWRNEHMAEIADYLYYKRLNEIVRKGSDELKENKIMNMKILKNRKENP is encoded by the coding sequence ATGAACATTCAAAGTATTTCACAAATGGAGAGAAGAGTTTACAAACCGTCTATCGAGAAACTTGTAGAACTTAGTGATATTCTCAATGTAACACCTAACGATATTCTGATGAAAGACTACGAGTATTATCAATGGAAAGAGGAACGATTTTCTGCTCTTAACAACTCTGTCACTGACATTGTAGATATTATGAATACTGTAGAAGATTTACGAGCAAAAGCAAAGCTTGCTAGAGAAAGGAAGGATGGAAATGCCGAACGAGGCTATCTTGACCAAATCATTGGCATTTTTGCTTGGCGGAATGAGCATATGGCGGAAATTGCTGATTATCTATACTACAAAAGGCTGAACGAAATTGTCCGCAAGGGTTCAGATGAGCTTAAAGAAAATAAGATTATGAATATGAAAATCTTGAAAAACAGAAAAGAGAACCCATAG
- a CDS encoding WXG100 family type VII secretion target: MEIKVKPEQLEQIAKNISAMQKHSQNIQQNLNQSMFSIQMQWQGATSQRFYGEYVRSTKLMEGYIHNLQETEKDLRRIAQKFRQADDEYQKKQAEKVKKTPKKEKKEEKAWWEKARDEAAEFFGVNDAIRAFTGKDPVTGKELSTKERLIAAGWTLLNVIPVGKVVSVGGKVIKYGGKKVVEAVEKGGKALLDGAKKVSSKLQEGVSFVASKTKGLVNKVGDLWNKGKTTVKNAFVQADKKIQHAIKTLVEYEWIPGGKAFSVAGGGKVGGSNSLKDAYQYTKETVERVFGTGGSNANRAIISSEMEEKILYGQRKVPPKNDFIGGHSPNINNTHPNYAVEEIKVNADGTRNVKFTTQFSDGNLAKTKSSTLFPGTWSDQQIINSIKEVGHMPAIGQRARDGATLHRATINGVQIEVIKIGDEVVSGYPTGGGATQLLNGFTTP; this comes from the coding sequence TTGGAGATTAAAGTCAAACCTGAACAACTCGAACAAATTGCCAAAAACATCTCAGCGATGCAAAAACATAGCCAAAATATACAGCAGAATCTCAATCAATCGATGTTCAGTATTCAAATGCAGTGGCAAGGAGCAACGAGTCAGCGTTTTTACGGGGAGTATGTGCGATCGACGAAACTAATGGAAGGGTATATACATAACTTACAAGAAACAGAAAAAGATTTACGGCGCATTGCCCAAAAGTTTCGTCAAGCAGATGATGAATATCAGAAGAAACAAGCAGAAAAAGTAAAAAAAACACCTAAAAAAGAAAAGAAAGAAGAAAAAGCATGGTGGGAAAAGGCACGCGATGAAGCAGCAGAATTTTTCGGTGTGAATGACGCCATCAGAGCATTTACAGGGAAAGACCCTGTCACAGGTAAAGAGCTATCTACAAAAGAAAGACTCATTGCTGCAGGTTGGACGCTTCTGAACGTTATTCCGGTTGGAAAAGTCGTCAGTGTTGGTGGAAAAGTAATTAAGTATGGCGGAAAGAAGGTCGTAGAAGCAGTAGAGAAAGGCGGAAAAGCCCTTCTTGATGGAGCGAAGAAAGTGTCAAGTAAGCTACAAGAAGGCGTATCCTTCGTCGCTTCTAAAACTAAAGGCCTGGTTAATAAAGTAGGAGACTTGTGGAATAAAGGAAAAACTACTGTTAAAAATGCCTTTGTTCAAGCAGATAAAAAGATCCAGCATGCGATTAAAACATTGGTAGAATATGAGTGGATTCCTGGAGGAAAGGCCTTTTCGGTAGCAGGTGGAGGTAAAGTCGGAGGATCAAACTCTCTGAAAGATGCGTATCAGTATACGAAAGAGACTGTGGAGAGGGTTTTTGGTACGGGAGGTAGTAATGCTAACCGGGCTATTATTAGTTCTGAAATGGAAGAGAAAATACTATATGGTCAAAGGAAAGTACCACCTAAAAATGATTTCATAGGTGGACATTCCCCAAACATAAACAATACACATCCTAACTATGCAGTTGAAGAAATAAAAGTTAATGCAGATGGAACGAGGAATGTTAAATTCACTACCCAATTTTCTGATGGAAATTTAGCGAAAACTAAATCAAGCACTCTATTTCCAGGTACATGGAGTGATCAGCAAATTATTAATAGTATAAAAGAGGTTGGACATATGCCTGCTATTGGACAAAGAGCAAGAGATGGAGCTACCCTCCATAGAGCTACAATTAATGGTGTTCAAATAGAAGTGATTAAAATAGGTGATGAAGTTGTATCTGGATATCCAACTGGTGGAGGTGCTACACAGCTTTTAAACGGTTTTACTACACCTTAA
- the istB gene encoding IS21-like element helper ATPase IstB, with translation MTTQLLNERLIKVGWHHIADQIDGLLEDASKHNVPYSEFLNTLLLHEIEKREASALQKRIQQAKLPFHKTIHEFDFTFQPSISEKRVKEVLTCRFINNGENVLLLGPPGVGKTHLSIAFSSEAIMKGYTALFLRADDFINECKKAHTKGLLNRVIKRWSRPDLLIIDELGYFPFDELSANIFFQIISKRYEQGGALIVTSNKSFIEWGGIFGDEVLATAILDRLLHHATTFNIKGDSYRLREKQKAGIQPTTLNR, from the coding sequence ATGACCACTCAACTTCTAAATGAACGCTTAATCAAAGTTGGATGGCATCATATTGCCGACCAAATCGATGGTCTTTTAGAAGATGCATCTAAACATAATGTACCATATTCTGAATTTCTAAACACTCTTCTTTTACATGAAATTGAAAAAAGAGAAGCATCAGCTTTACAGAAACGAATACAACAAGCGAAACTTCCGTTTCATAAAACAATTCATGAATTTGATTTTACTTTTCAGCCTAGCATTAGTGAAAAGCGCGTGAAAGAAGTATTAACATGTCGTTTTATTAATAATGGGGAAAATGTCCTACTTTTAGGCCCGCCAGGAGTTGGGAAAACACATTTATCAATTGCATTTTCAAGCGAAGCTATCATGAAAGGCTATACAGCACTTTTTCTGCGGGCTGATGATTTTATTAATGAGTGTAAGAAGGCCCATACCAAGGGACTATTGAACCGAGTAATCAAACGTTGGAGCCGTCCAGATCTTCTTATCATTGACGAACTAGGCTATTTTCCCTTTGATGAATTAAGTGCCAATATCTTCTTTCAAATCATTTCAAAGCGATATGAACAAGGAGGCGCACTCATTGTAACTTCAAATAAATCTTTTATAGAGTGGGGGGGAATTTTTGGAGATGAAGTATTAGCCACAGCCATTTTAGACCGACTTTTACATCACGCAACAACATTTAATATTAAGGGAGATTCATATAGGCTTCGTGAGAAGCAAAAAGCTGGAATACAGCCAACAACATTAAATCGCTAA
- the imm47 gene encoding Imm47 family immunity protein: protein MPSETNLMPGIWYGPVKKNEDITLLKNNFTAITSEKDCILSVIEVLKSGDFTIKNILIDLMNTTKNEAVLNLCIRLFCSVSNHDDLLNSNNLKFLSEISDSNADTFASCAPTTLSYDVVPYLLAMLEEWEDTYVEQTIKDSLDTILGYTKYLSEEATVEEIGQFYLEKRDSLDAESYYYSQQFVFPGDLAKKLIEKSFIAAKTNSRLEMGIIPSLLSIWSGVKCPVEYDTVINDNKLKETISYIDKLSKMDWQTGVKYFYANPV, encoded by the coding sequence TTGCCTAGTGAAACAAATTTAATGCCAGGGATTTGGTATGGCCCTGTTAAGAAAAACGAGGATATTACACTGTTGAAAAATAATTTTACGGCTATTACTTCTGAAAAAGATTGTATTCTATCCGTTATAGAAGTTTTAAAGTCTGGAGACTTTACGATAAAAAATATACTTATTGATTTAATGAATACTACAAAGAATGAAGCAGTTTTGAATTTATGTATAAGGTTATTTTGTTCAGTTTCTAATCATGATGATTTATTAAATAGTAATAATCTGAAGTTTTTGTCTGAGATTTCGGATTCAAATGCTGATACTTTTGCTTCTTGTGCACCAACAACATTATCATATGATGTGGTTCCTTATTTACTCGCTATGTTAGAAGAATGGGAAGATACATATGTAGAACAAACGATTAAAGATTCTCTGGATACAATACTTGGATATACAAAGTATCTTTCCGAAGAAGCTACTGTGGAAGAAATAGGACAATTTTATTTAGAAAAAAGAGATAGTTTAGATGCTGAAAGCTATTATTATAGTCAGCAATTTGTATTTCCTGGAGACTTAGCAAAAAAGCTAATTGAGAAATCATTTATCGCAGCGAAAACAAATTCAAGATTAGAGATGGGGATAATTCCTTCACTACTTTCAATATGGAGTGGTGTTAAATGTCCAGTTGAATATGATACGGTAATCAATGATAATAAACTTAAAGAGACTATTAGTTATATTGACAAACTATCGAAAATGGATTGGCAAACAGGTGTTAAATATTTTTATGCAAATCCAGTCTAG
- a CDS encoding WXG100 family type VII secretion target: MEIKVKPEQLEQIAKNISAMQKHSQNIQQNLNQSMFSIQMQWQGATSQRFYGEYMRSTKLMEGYIHNLQETEKDLRRIAQKFRQTDQEYQKKQAEKVKKAPEKEKKEEKAWWEKARDEAAEFFGVNDAIRAFTGKDPVTGKELSTKERLIAAGWTLLNVIPVGKVLSTAGKVIKYGGKMVVEAVEKGGKALLDGAKKVPSKLKEGVSFVASKTKSLVNKVGDLWNKGKTAVKNTFVQAGKKVRHAIKTLTEYKWIPGGGEKGAGKGAGKGFEGLSGDARKIQTVVLDEKNLRIMSTKELRAFKNSMGNKGIKVIIDKKGTLFPKPNVAAMFDPQTGRIILRSEPRILDSFHESYHAEQWLDLGKPDYLTQSMLQREEFVYSTIMKNKNFFTKEEIYEAQRYIERCRTGEWPPIGWKGYD, encoded by the coding sequence TTGGAGATTAAAGTCAAACCTGAACAACTCGAGCAAATTGCCAAAAACATCTCAGCGATGCAAAAACATAGCCAAAATATACAGCAGAATCTCAATCAATCGATGTTCAGTATTCAAATGCAGTGGCAAGGAGCAACGAGTCAGCGTTTTTACGGGGAGTATATGAGATCGACGAAACTAATGGAAGGGTATATACATAACTTACAAGAAACAGAAAAAGATTTACGGCGCATTGCCCAAAAGTTTCGTCAAACAGATCAAGAATATCAAAAGAAACAAGCAGAAAAAGTAAAAAAAGCACCTGAAAAAGAAAAGAAAGAAGAAAAAGCATGGTGGGAAAAGGCACGCGATGAAGCAGCAGAATTTTTCGGTGTGAATGACGCCATCAGAGCATTTACAGGGAAAGACCCTGTCACAGGTAAAGAGCTATCTACAAAAGAAAGACTCATTGCGGCAGGTTGGACGCTTTTGAACGTTATTCCGGTTGGAAAAGTCCTTAGTACTGCTGGGAAAGTAATTAAGTATGGCGGAAAAATGGTCGTAGAAGCAGTAGAGAAAGGCGGAAAAGCCCTTCTTGATGGAGCGAAGAAAGTGCCAAGTAAGCTAAAAGAAGGCGTATCCTTCGTCGCTTCTAAAACTAAAAGTCTGGTTAATAAAGTAGGAGATCTTTGGAATAAAGGGAAAACAGCAGTTAAAAACACCTTTGTACAAGCAGGTAAGAAAGTTCGACACGCAATTAAAACATTGACAGAGTATAAATGGATCCCTGGTGGTGGCGAGAAGGGTGCTGGTAAGGGAGCAGGTAAAGGCTTTGAGGGACTAAGTGGTGATGCACGAAAAATACAAACAGTTGTACTAGATGAAAAAAATCTAAGAATAATGTCTACAAAAGAATTAAGAGCTTTTAAGAATTCAATGGGGAATAAAGGAATTAAAGTTATTATAGATAAAAAAGGTACACTTTTTCCTAAACCGAATGTGGCAGCAATGTTTGATCCTCAAACGGGTAGAATAATATTAAGGTCTGAGCCTCGTATATTAGATAGTTTTCATGAAAGCTATCATGCAGAGCAGTGGTTGGATTTGGGAAAACCAGACTATTTAACCCAGTCCATGCTACAGAGAGAGGAATTTGTATACAGTACAATAATGAAAAATAAGAATTTCTTCACTAAAGAAGAAATATATGAAGCACAACGTTACATTGAGAGATGCAGAACTGGAGAATGGCCGCCAATTGGTTGGAAGGGATATGATTAG